A portion of the Brevundimonas pondensis genome contains these proteins:
- a CDS encoding PQQ-dependent sugar dehydrogenase — protein sequence MSRRRILAVAALPLAFTLAACETEGALPEHLGFGANPQLPQARVQRVPTVKIAPAVGWPEGGAPVAAQGLAVNAFATGLDHPRWLYELPNGDVLVAETNAPPKPEGNEGGLRGWFERRIMGKAGARVPSANRITLLRDADGDGVAETKTVFLSGLTSPFGMALIGERLFVANADAVVAVPYQTGQTRIDATPVKVADLPAGRNHHWTKSLVASRDGSKLYVGVGSNSNVGENGLNEEVDRATVLEIDPTTGARRVFASGLRNPVGMAWNPEDGRLWVSVNERDEIGDDLVPDYMTSVTPGGFYGWPWSYYGQTVDARVQPPRPDMVAKAIKPDYALGSHTASLGLTFYTGALMPQWRNGAIIGQHGSWNRNPPAGYKVFFVPFSGGKPSGPPQDVLTGFRNDKGEAMGRPVGVLGIRSGALLVADDVGNAVWRVTPSAS from the coding sequence ATGTCCAGACGCCGTATCCTCGCCGTGGCGGCCTTGCCGTTGGCCTTCACCCTGGCGGCCTGCGAAACCGAAGGCGCCCTGCCGGAGCACCTCGGCTTCGGCGCGAATCCACAACTGCCCCAGGCCAGGGTCCAGCGCGTTCCAACCGTGAAGATCGCCCCCGCTGTCGGCTGGCCCGAGGGCGGAGCCCCCGTCGCCGCACAGGGCCTGGCGGTGAACGCCTTCGCGACAGGTCTGGATCACCCGCGCTGGCTCTATGAGTTGCCCAACGGCGACGTCCTGGTCGCCGAGACCAATGCTCCGCCCAAGCCGGAAGGGAACGAAGGCGGGCTCCGCGGCTGGTTCGAGCGCCGCATCATGGGCAAGGCGGGCGCTCGCGTCCCCAGCGCCAATCGCATCACCCTGCTGCGCGACGCTGACGGCGACGGCGTGGCCGAAACAAAGACCGTCTTCCTGTCCGGCCTGACCTCGCCTTTCGGCATGGCCCTGATCGGCGAGCGCCTGTTCGTCGCCAACGCCGACGCCGTGGTCGCGGTCCCCTATCAGACCGGCCAGACGCGGATCGACGCCACGCCGGTCAAGGTCGCGGACCTACCCGCCGGTCGCAACCACCACTGGACCAAGAGCCTGGTGGCCTCAAGGGACGGCTCGAAGCTCTATGTCGGCGTCGGCTCCAACTCCAATGTCGGCGAGAACGGCCTGAACGAGGAGGTGGACCGCGCCACTGTGCTGGAGATCGACCCGACGACCGGCGCGCGCCGCGTCTTCGCTTCGGGCTTGCGCAATCCGGTCGGCATGGCCTGGAACCCCGAGGACGGACGCCTGTGGGTCTCGGTCAACGAGCGCGACGAGATCGGCGACGACCTGGTGCCCGACTACATGACCTCGGTCACGCCCGGCGGCTTCTACGGCTGGCCCTGGAGCTATTACGGCCAGACCGTCGATGCGCGGGTTCAGCCGCCCCGCCCCGACATGGTCGCCAAGGCCATCAAGCCCGATTACGCGCTCGGCTCGCACACGGCCTCCCTGGGCCTGACCTTCTACACCGGCGCCCTCATGCCCCAGTGGCGCAACGGCGCCATCATCGGCCAGCACGGCTCGTGGAACCGCAACCCGCCCGCCGGCTACAAGGTCTTCTTCGTCCCCTTCAGCGGCGGCAAGCCTTCAGGGCCGCCGCAGGACGTCCTGACCGGCTTCCGCAATGACAAGGGCGAGGCCATGGGACGACCGGTCGGGGTTCTGGGCATCCGCTCGGGCGCGCTTCTGGTCGCCGACGACGTGGGTAACGCCGTCTGGCGCGTAACCCCTTCCGCCTCCTGA
- a CDS encoding long-chain-acyl-CoA synthetase — MGLAANIRRDIRFASGLYRLLKRIKPITLDSDVLLCDDIEEAVDKFPDNVALEDETRRLTYRELDALANRYAHWAKARNLKRSDVIALVMHNRVEYLAAWFGFSKVGVATALINTNLTGQALAHCLTISNAFNVVTDQESWRAVEEARPFVDRNLMSWVHGLADEDETNDRRDIDNAVRSASSVRPDRSLRSGLTNRDTALFIFTSGTTGLPKAARIPHSRARTYMRAFAGATASTPKDALYNCLPLYHSTGGLVGVGSILLNGGRMIIRRRFSSTHFWPDVKASGATMFVYIGELCRYLVNCPPNEDERAHKLRLAFGNGLRPDVWTEFQTRFGIKDIMEFYGSTEGNVSLFNFDGKAGAIGRVPSYLKSQINIRLIALDPETGEPLRRADGLCQLVSVGETGEAIGQIASDIRHDFSGYADKKASEKKILTDVFKKGDRWFRTGDLMRQDREGYFYFMDRLGDTYRWKGENVSTAEVEQRLHDAPGVQEVIAYGVSVPGQEGKAGMAALVLEGKFDPAAFAAYADEQLPPYARPVFLRLMKSAETTGTFKYRKVDLVADGFDAAKVDGAVYVRGGKAGYQKLTAKAYEAILDGTTRL, encoded by the coding sequence ATGGGTCTGGCAGCGAACATCCGGCGCGATATCAGGTTCGCGAGCGGGCTGTACCGCCTCCTGAAACGCATCAAGCCCATCACCCTCGACAGCGACGTCCTGCTCTGTGACGACATCGAGGAAGCGGTCGACAAGTTCCCCGACAATGTCGCGCTCGAAGATGAGACCCGCCGTCTGACCTATCGCGAGCTGGACGCCCTGGCCAACCGCTACGCCCACTGGGCCAAGGCGCGGAACCTCAAGCGTTCGGACGTCATCGCCCTGGTGATGCACAACCGGGTCGAATACCTGGCCGCCTGGTTCGGCTTCTCCAAGGTCGGCGTGGCCACGGCCCTGATCAACACCAATCTGACGGGTCAGGCCCTGGCCCACTGCCTGACCATCTCCAACGCCTTCAATGTCGTGACCGACCAGGAGAGCTGGCGCGCGGTCGAAGAAGCCCGCCCCTTCGTCGACCGCAACCTGATGAGCTGGGTCCACGGCCTGGCCGACGAGGACGAGACCAACGACCGCCGCGACATCGACAACGCCGTGCGTAGCGCCTCCTCGGTCCGCCCCGACAGGAGCCTGCGCAGCGGTCTGACCAACCGCGACACGGCCCTGTTCATCTTCACCTCGGGCACGACCGGCCTGCCCAAGGCCGCGCGCATCCCGCACTCTCGCGCCCGCACCTATATGCGCGCCTTCGCCGGGGCCACCGCCTCGACGCCCAAGGACGCCCTCTACAACTGCCTGCCGCTGTATCACTCGACCGGCGGCCTGGTCGGGGTCGGCTCGATCCTGCTGAACGGCGGGCGGATGATCATTCGCCGTCGCTTCTCCTCGACCCATTTCTGGCCCGACGTGAAGGCGTCCGGCGCCACCATGTTCGTCTATATCGGCGAGCTGTGCCGCTATCTGGTCAACTGCCCGCCCAATGAGGACGAGCGCGCCCACAAGCTGCGCCTGGCCTTCGGCAACGGCTTGCGCCCCGACGTCTGGACCGAGTTCCAGACACGGTTCGGCATCAAGGACATCATGGAGTTCTACGGCTCCACCGAAGGCAATGTCTCCCTGTTCAACTTCGACGGCAAGGCGGGCGCCATCGGCCGCGTGCCCAGCTATCTGAAGTCGCAGATCAACATCCGCCTGATCGCCCTGGACCCGGAAACGGGCGAGCCTCTGCGCCGCGCGGACGGGCTGTGCCAGCTGGTCTCGGTCGGCGAGACGGGCGAGGCGATCGGCCAGATCGCCTCGGACATCCGCCACGACTTCTCGGGCTACGCCGACAAGAAGGCGTCCGAGAAGAAGATCCTCACCGACGTCTTCAAGAAGGGCGATCGCTGGTTCCGCACCGGCGACCTGATGCGTCAGGACCGCGAGGGCTATTTCTACTTCATGGACCGCCTGGGCGACACCTATCGCTGGAAGGGCGAGAACGTCTCCACCGCCGAGGTCGAGCAGCGCCTGCATGACGCGCCGGGCGTTCAGGAAGTCATCGCCTATGGCGTTTCCGTTCCCGGCCAGGAAGGCAAGGCCGGCATGGCCGCCCTGGTGCTGGAGGGCAAGTTCGACCCCGCCGCCTTCGCCGCCTACGCCGACGAACAGTTGCCGCCTTACGCCCGCCCCGTCTTCCTGCGCCTGATGAAGTCGGCCGAGACCACCGGCACCTTCAAGTACCGCAAGGTCGATCTGGTTGCCGACGGCTTCGACGCGGCCAAGGTCGACGGCGCCGTCTACGTCCGTGGCGGCAAGGCCGGCTATCAGAAGCTGACCGCCAAGGCCTATGAGGCCATCCTCGACGGCACGACGCGCCTCTAG
- a CDS encoding ABC transporter permease, with translation MSFNGYGVWAIYRFEMARALRTLWQSLVTPVITTSLYFVVFGGAIGSRMTEVDGVPYGAFIVPGLIMLSLFTQSIFNASFGIYFPKFTGTIYEILSAPVSPLEIVLAYVGAAATKSAILGLIILATAAFFVPLQILHPFWMLAFLILISTTFALFGFIIGVWAQNFEQLQFVPMLIVTPLTFLGGAFYSIDMLPEGWRTVALFNPVVYLISGFRWAFYGVGDVSVGVSLTATLGFFFACLAVVGWIFRTGYRLKN, from the coding sequence ATGAGCTTCAACGGATACGGCGTCTGGGCCATCTACCGCTTCGAGATGGCGCGCGCCCTGCGCACCCTGTGGCAGTCGCTGGTGACGCCGGTCATCACGACCTCGCTCTATTTCGTCGTCTTCGGCGGGGCCATCGGCAGCCGCATGACCGAGGTGGACGGCGTGCCCTACGGCGCCTTCATCGTGCCGGGACTGATCATGCTCAGCCTGTTCACCCAGTCGATCTTCAACGCCAGCTTTGGCATCTATTTTCCGAAATTCACCGGGACGATCTACGAGATCCTGTCCGCGCCCGTTTCGCCGCTGGAAATCGTGCTGGCCTATGTCGGGGCGGCGGCGACCAAGTCGGCGATCCTGGGCCTGATCATCTTGGCCACGGCGGCCTTCTTCGTGCCGTTGCAGATATTGCATCCCTTCTGGATGCTGGCCTTCCTGATCCTGATCTCGACCACCTTCGCCCTGTTCGGCTTCATCATCGGGGTCTGGGCGCAGAATTTCGAGCAGCTTCAGTTCGTGCCCATGCTGATCGTCACGCCCCTGACCTTCCTGGGCGGCGCCTTCTATTCGATCGACATGCTGCCCGAAGGCTGGCGCACCGTCGCCCTGTTCAATCCGGTGGTCTATCTGATCTCGGGCTTCCGCTGGGCCTTCTACGGCGTGGGGGACGTCAGCGTGGGAGTCAGCCTGACGGCGACGCTGGGCTTCTTCTTCGCCTGCCTGGCGGTGGTGGGCTGGATCTTCCGGACAGGTTATCGTCTGAAGAATTGA
- a CDS encoding ABC transporter ATP-binding protein produces MPSVISIQGLTKTYKSGHQALRRVDLEIQKGEIFALLGPNGAGKTTMISIVCGIVTPSTGVILADGHDIQKDYRAARTRIGLVPQELTTDAFETVWATVTFSRGLFGKAPNPAYVEQILRDLSLWDKKDAKIMTLSGGMKRRVMIAKALSHEPDILFLDEPTAGVDVELRRDMWSLVRRLRERGVTIILTTHYIEEAEEMADRVGVILKGELILVEKTADLMQKLGKKTLTLQLQEPLAALPPELAEWNLALQCDGAELEYVFDSNAEKTGVPSLMRRLSDLGIGFKDLSTRQSSLEDIFVGLVHQDREVA; encoded by the coding sequence ATGCCGTCAGTCATTTCCATCCAGGGTCTGACCAAGACCTACAAGTCCGGCCATCAGGCCCTCAGGCGCGTCGATCTGGAGATCCAGAAGGGCGAGATATTCGCCCTTCTGGGGCCGAACGGCGCGGGCAAGACGACGATGATCTCCATCGTCTGCGGCATCGTCACGCCCTCGACCGGGGTCATCCTCGCCGACGGTCATGACATCCAGAAGGATTATCGCGCCGCCCGCACCCGTATCGGTCTGGTGCCGCAGGAGCTGACGACCGATGCCTTCGAGACCGTCTGGGCCACCGTGACCTTCAGCAGGGGCCTGTTCGGCAAGGCGCCGAATCCGGCCTATGTCGAACAGATCCTTCGCGACCTTTCCTTGTGGGACAAGAAGGACGCCAAGATCATGACCCTGTCCGGCGGGATGAAGCGCCGCGTCATGATCGCCAAGGCCCTGAGCCACGAACCGGACATCCTCTTCCTTGACGAGCCCACGGCGGGCGTCGATGTCGAGCTGCGCCGGGACATGTGGTCGCTGGTGCGTCGTCTGCGCGAGCGCGGCGTGACCATCATCTTGACCACCCACTATATCGAAGAAGCCGAGGAGATGGCCGACCGCGTCGGCGTCATCCTCAAGGGCGAACTCATCCTGGTCGAGAAGACCGCCGACCTGATGCAGAAGCTGGGCAAGAAGACCCTGACGCTGCAGTTGCAGGAGCCGCTGGCGGCCCTGCCGCCCGAACTGGCCGAATGGAACCTGGCGCTGCAGTGCGACGGGGCCGAGCTGGAATACGTCTTCGATTCCAACGCCGAAAAGACCGGCGTGCCGTCCCTGATGCGCCGCCTGTCGGACCTGGGGATAGGCTTCAAGGATCTCAGCACCCGCCAGAGCTCGCTCGAGGACATCTTCGTCGGCCTGGTCCATCAGGATCGGGAGGTCGCGTGA